Proteins from one Listeria weihenstephanensis genomic window:
- a CDS encoding AI-2E family transporter, with amino-acid sequence MEELWEKFKANTGLQRVLIFALLVFVLYLVRSMIDLILLTFIFTFLITRLEKVILRWVKVPRKLIVIVLYVLIVIFLYFAITHYLPIIIDQVISTFNAVMKFYNNPGNNDFLKYVVNLINDSNVKAYIDSGVKFIIGSLSGIGSIGISFFMALILSLFFALEQERVVHFSSKFLTSKIGPVFREIAYFGKKFVGTFGVVLEAQFLIALVNTFLTTIALIAMGFPQVLTLSIMVFLLGLIPVAGVIISCIPLSIIAYSVGGITDVIVILITIVIVHAIETYILNPKLMSSKTDLPVFYTFIILIFSEHFFGVWGLIVGIPVVVFLFDVLGVRGNEAEIKNRSFWGFKKKPKKNK; translated from the coding sequence GTGGAAGAACTATGGGAGAAATTTAAAGCAAATACCGGATTACAACGAGTTCTTATTTTTGCGCTACTCGTCTTTGTCCTGTATTTGGTAAGAAGTATGATCGATCTAATCTTATTAACTTTTATTTTCACATTTCTAATCACAAGACTAGAAAAAGTGATTTTGCGATGGGTGAAAGTCCCGAGGAAACTAATTGTCATTGTTTTGTATGTTTTGATCGTTATTTTCTTGTATTTCGCGATTACGCATTATTTACCAATTATTATTGATCAAGTTATTTCGACGTTTAACGCCGTGATGAAATTTTATAATAATCCTGGAAATAATGATTTCTTGAAATATGTTGTGAATTTAATTAATGACTCGAATGTAAAAGCGTATATTGATTCTGGTGTGAAATTCATCATTGGTTCATTAAGTGGTATCGGAAGTATTGGTATATCGTTCTTCATGGCCTTGATTTTAAGTCTGTTTTTCGCGCTAGAACAAGAACGTGTGGTTCATTTTTCAAGCAAGTTTTTAACGAGTAAAATAGGACCCGTTTTCCGTGAGATTGCCTATTTCGGGAAAAAATTTGTAGGAACATTTGGCGTGGTACTGGAAGCGCAGTTTTTGATCGCGCTTGTCAATACATTTTTGACGACGATTGCTCTGATTGCGATGGGCTTCCCGCAAGTTCTAACGCTATCCATCATGGTTTTCCTATTAGGCTTAATTCCAGTAGCAGGGGTTATTATTTCGTGTATCCCGCTATCCATTATCGCCTATTCCGTAGGTGGAATAACCGATGTAATAGTCATTTTAATCACGATTGTCATTGTTCATGCGATTGAAACCTATATACTCAATCCAAAACTGATGTCATCTAAAACAGATTTACCCGTATTCTACACATTCATCATCCTTATATTCTCGGAGCATTTTTTCGGCGTATGGGGACTAATTGTAGGTATTCCAGTTGTCGTGTTCCTATTCGATGTATTAGGAGTACGAGGAAATGAAGCGGAAATTAAAAATCGAAGTTTCTGGGGCTTTAAAAAGAAGCCGAAGAAGAACAAATAA